The following are from one region of the Hydrogenophaga sp. BPS33 genome:
- a CDS encoding dodecin — protein sequence MSSHVYKTLELTGSSPIGIEDAVQTAIAKAHETVRNIQWFSVTETRGHVVDGKVAHWQVSLKIGFTLD from the coding sequence ATGTCCAGCCACGTCTACAAGACCTTGGAACTCACGGGCTCGTCGCCCATCGGCATCGAGGACGCGGTACAGACCGCCATCGCCAAAGCGCACGAGACGGTGCGCAACATCCAGTGGTTCAGCGTCACCGAGACGCGTGGCCACGTGGTCGATGGCAAGGTGGCCCACTGGCAGGTGAGCCTGAAGATCGGCTTCACGCTCGATTGA